The region GGGAAGAGTGAGACCAGAGAATCCACCGTCGACCCGGATGTTGTCGGCATGGTCGCAAGATTTGCAACGAATATGGACTGTTGTGGCTTTGGAGGACACCGTTGAGGCGCCAATTACGATACCTGGAATGCGGACAAGGTGGGAGATATTTGTTGCGTTCAAGTCACGAATGGAGATGTGGGTGGCGGAGGAATGGAGGAGTAGTTGGTGGGATGGGAGCACAACATCACGCTGCGAGGGGTAGACGATTCGTTGTGTGCATTGTTGCAGAGCACTTTCGAACTATAAAGATGTCAGTACACGCCAATTTGTTGAGTGACCAGGTACTGACGAGGGGGATGATATCCGCAGGTTCGGTCGTGAGCTTGTGGGCCAATTCTTCGTTGTATGAAATCAGGTGGGCAATGTCGACGTCGCAGTAGTACTGCTTGATGAGAACATTTTGGCGTAATTGAtctctaatatttatattagcATTGCCCGCATCAATGCATTTCGAGGGTGGTGCTCATACCGGTAGATAAAAGCATTATCCAGCTGGAACTCCAAAATGAACTCCCGCAGTCTGGCCTGGATTTGTGTGCGAGATTCGTCGGCACCGTCAGTGCTGGGAGCAAGAACGCTCAGTGTATAAGGTGTACGTCTGTCCATGGCGATAACAGAGTGTGGGTGTGAGGTGGAAGAgaatgtacggagtacggtTGAAGCATCGCTTGTCAAGGAGGCAGCAAAATGAATCTTCCAACACAGACACGAAGAGAACGCGTCGCGTCCATCTCACGCGTTAAGTGTATTTTGCCAGATTCCCAAGGCTGCAGTCAGGCACCAGAGACGGAACATTAACTCCTCCGACAGAACACAAACGGCTTAGCGCCATAGGGACCGAGCTGCGACCTTACCCGATTGGGCTGAGCTGCGGCAGCACAGCAGCCGACTATCGTTCTGACAGATGAGGTGTCGTTACTTTTGAGATTCTATTGTTTGACTTCTCCGTTTCTTTCGTTAGATTCGTCTTGCCCAACTTCGCCAATCGGTTGCGCTTGTAACCTTGGACTCCTCAGCCAGAGTCTCCGCTCGGACGACTGCGTTCATAGCTGCCACTTGTCATGAGGTGAGGTGAGTGCCAACGAACTAGGTGGCTGCCAGAGTCGCCAGTTTGACTAGGCGAGATGTCTGCGAGTCCGCGGAAGTCGATTGATAGCTTAGCTTCGGGCGCATCGACTCCTTCCTTATCTCAATACTCGTTTAATCAGGTGGAATCTCCCCGGGTCCCGCCTCAGAAGTACCCCCTGAGGAGAGGTTCAACAGCCAGCTCAATCGTGAGCATTGGCGGCGTCCTCGATCCTTCGAATCGACATGGAGCGATAGCAGAGTCGGGGCAGAATGGTGCGTCGGGATATTCTTTGAGACGATTGCGTTCTCCGACTGACTGATTAGCCATTTCTACCCTCCTTCAACCTCCGATAGTCCGCACCGGTCTGGTGCCTCATTCTTCGGCTGCGACTGGCGGATACAAACCCCCGAGTACTCGCGATATTCCACCCGTTGCGTTGACGAACATCCCTCATGTTGATCGTACCGTCTTCGAACCATACCTGACGCAAGTGGGGTCCTTATACGAGGTCTTTcaggaggcgaaggagggcaGCGGGGAGCAGGATTCACAGCTAGCACGAGGTGCCGGCAAAGCCTCTCCAAGGCCGGATGATTATGAGTCGCTGATACCAAAATCATTTGAACGCCGGCCCTCTGCAATATCGACCAATTCTCGTTCAAGCTCTCCGTACAGCCCCGCGGGCAGGAAGAGATCATCGAACAGGGGCCGACCTCCAGCAATCACTCCTTTATCCACCATCCCCCCCGTTTACTTCGAAGATGACTTCCATCTTGAGAACCCGCGTACTTTTGATGTGGTATCAGAGAGATCCGAGGTTGTTACACCCCCACAGGCGCCCAGTAAGGACAATCGAGTGGACATTATTGAGCCTGCGCAAACCGGGAGAAAAGTGCTCGCAACAAACGCTATCTTACAAGAGAAGCTTTCCTGGTACATGGATACTGTGGAAATACACCTCATCTCGTCCATATCTACCGCCTCCAAATCGTTTTTCACTGCCCTGGGCTCGTTACGCGAATTACATGCCGAGGCTGCGGATTCTGTCAAAAGAATTCAGGTACTGCGAAAGGACCTCCAAAAGATTGACAAGGAGATGGCATTGGGTGGATTGAAGATTGTAAATCTACGGCGTCGACGAGAAAATGTTCGCATGCTTTCCGATGCAGTCTCTCAGCTTCGGGATGTCGTCAAATCTGTGACACGCTGCGAGGAGCTAGCTGAGAACGGAGACATTGAAGAAGCAACAGACGGCCTTGAGAACGTCGAGAGGTTGATGGCCGGAGACTATACTCCTGATCAATCcacggaagaagagccacgGAAAACCGTCGATTTGCGGAGACTCAAAGCTTTGGAGGGTGCATCCAATGAGCTTGATCGGTTGAGATACCAGATTGGGACGGGGTACGAGAGTCGCTTCTTGAATGAGCTTCTTGGCGATCTGAGACGTCACGCTGAGAATGCCCCGTTAGCCGCAACAGTGCAAAGATGGGGCTACTCCTTTCAAAGGCAACGTGGAGGCCAACGGTCCAGCATTGCAGAACCACCGGCTTACATGTCTATCGATGATCACCTGCGGTCTCAACTGCGCCTGCACCTCACTGGTCTCGCCCGTGTGAATCATACCACTCCAGCTGCGACGGCATTCAAATCCGCCATCCTGCGAGAGATGAAAAGTTTGATTCGTAGACACATGCCAAGTAGCAATGACGACGATAACGAGTCTATGGTGTCAGTGTCCACTCACCGGTCTCACCAGCTGAGTTCGCAGGAGAAGTCGTCTATTCTTGCTCGCAACCTCCGCGCTATGGATGCCGAAGATGCGTATAACATGCTTGCTCAGGTTTACGCTGGTGTTAGTGAGTCATTACGCAGATTGAGTGTCCAAGTCAAGGTTCTTCTTGACATTGCAAGTGGACTTGGAGGTCTTCAAAGTCCCAAGTCCCCAGTACCGAACACAGAAAGGCGACCGTCAGCCCACGCGGCGCAGGACGAGATCCTCCAGGTTTTGGATATGTCCAGCCTACTTGGGCAGGCGGTCGATATTGCCCAGTCTCAGGCGACTAAAGTACTGAAGGTTCGATCGGAGCAGACGGCCAATTTGTCGAAAGAGGATTTCGTGAAGTACTTCACTCTTAACCGGCTGTTTGCAGACGAATGCGAAGCAATCTCTGGACGCAGTGGAACCGCTTTCAAGACTGCCGTAGGCAACCAGATCCGCGATTTCATTAGCCGGTTTGGCAATGAGCAACGGCACCAAATAGTCCAGGTGATGGACTCTGATCGCTGGGATGCCAAGGACTTTGGAGAAGCCGAGACAGAAGTCTTGGATCGAATTTTGACTGCAAGTACTAAAGATATCGACGCTTGGGTTGATGCCTCCAAGATCTGGATCCCCCAGGAGGACCGTCAAAACACACCCACGGAACCCGCTGCTGTCAATGGCTCCagcaaggacaaggacaaagCCCGCAATGCAGTGATCGACGAACAGAAATACATACTTTCAGACTCGGCAacggcgatgatgaggagtaTCGAGGAATATCAATTCTTGATGGCGAACATACCAAATATGATACCCGATATTTCTTCTGGTCTTCTAGAATCACTGAAATTGTTCAACTCAAGATCCTCCCAGTTAATTTTGGGCGCCGGGGCTACCAGAAGCGCTGGTCTCAAGAACATCACAACAAAACACCTTGCGCTCTCATCACAGGCTCTAAGCTTCATCATCGCGCTGGTTCCTTATATTAGAGAATTTGTGCGTCGACACTCACCACCGAGCTCTCTGATGGCCGATTTCGATAAGGTGAAGCGGCTATACCAGGAGCACCAATCCGGGATACACGAAAAGCTGGTCGACATTATGGGCTCTCGGTCCTCCGTGCACGCCAGCGCCATGAGGAAAATTGAC is a window of Aspergillus puulaauensis MK2 DNA, chromosome 4, nearly complete sequence DNA encoding:
- a CDS encoding vacuolar protein sorting-associated protein 54 (BUSCO:EOG09260WCZ;~COG:U;~EggNog:ENOG410PGGC;~InterPro:IPR039745,IPR012501;~PFAM:PF07928;~TransMembrane:1 (o866-884i);~go_component: GO:0000938 - GARP complex [Evidence IEA];~go_process: GO:0042147 - retrograde transport, endosome to Golgi [Evidence IEA]), whose protein sequence is MSASPRKSIDSLASGASTPSLSQYSFNQVESPRVPPQKYPLRRGSTASSIVSIGGVLDPSNRHGAIAESGQNAISTLLQPPIVRTGLVPHSSAATGGYKPPSTRDIPPVALTNIPHVDRTVFEPYLTQVGSLYEVFQEAKEGSGEQDSQLARGAGKASPRPDDYESLIPKSFERRPSAISTNSRSSSPYSPAGRKRSSNRGRPPAITPLSTIPPVYFEDDFHLENPRTFDVVSERSEVVTPPQAPSKDNRVDIIEPAQTGRKVLATNAILQEKLSWYMDTVEIHLISSISTASKSFFTALGSLRELHAEAADSVKRIQVLRKDLQKIDKEMALGGLKIVNLRRRRENVRMLSDAVSQLRDVVKSVTRCEELAENGDIEEATDGLENVERLMAGDYTPDQSTEEEPRKTVDLRRLKALEGASNELDRLRYQIGTGYESRFLNELLGDLRRHAENAPLAATVQRWGYSFQRQRGGQRSSIAEPPAYMSIDDHLRSQLRLHLTGLARVNHTTPAATAFKSAILREMKSLIRRHMPSSNDDDNESMVSVSTHRSHQLSSQEKSSILARNLRAMDAEDAYNMLAQVYAGVSESLRRLSVQVKVLLDIASGLGGLQSPKSPVPNTERRPSAHAAQDEILQVLDMSSLLGQAVDIAQSQATKVLKVRSEQTANLSKEDFVKYFTLNRLFADECEAISGRSGTAFKTAVGNQIRDFISRFGNEQRHQIVQVMDSDRWDAKDFGEAETEVLDRILTASTKDIDAWVDASKIWIPQEDRQNTPTEPAAVNGSSKDKDKARNAVIDEQKYILSDSATAMMRSIEEYQFLMANIPNMIPDISSGLLESLKLFNSRSSQLILGAGATRSAGLKNITTKHLALSSQALSFIIALVPYIREFVRRHSPPSSLMADFDKVKRLYQEHQSGIHEKLVDIMGSRSSVHASAMRKIDWDSSSGPTGVNTYMETLTKETGTLHRVLSRHLPEMTVMMIMDPVFNSYRDQWTRAFDEAEAKTETGKQRLHRDAEYFQAKLSKIDGFGDLGERLLELVNRKTIEASPQQSPGEGAPANGSPQPQDESKA